Proteins co-encoded in one Aerococcaceae bacterium DSM 111021 genomic window:
- a CDS encoding LPXTG cell wall anchor domain-containing protein produces the protein MNYKRLRYTISLALASLLVTSHVTPLALAQEENLPDESEVVQQQEATFPVGVEVRSLNGTRTDQVDITLYDSNGVEYDGSYNENTQWISANTFLEGEYFISLTTPEGTISQINNTAPQYAVPTETPNVYSIYLDEENLGSLSAVYGAFQLVEEPVSATYRIGTEIRGLDGTRTTDVGIKVSDANGTVYEGAFNEYAQWLTTNVLPEGVYYITLYTPEGTVSQISTSPSQSAVATDTPNLYTIELNEATLGILSAVYGAFELIEVAPIEQNFQLAAEVRGIDGIRTSDVSISVSDVNGTVYEGIYNEYLQWLTTELLPEGEYFITLTPPDGFTTELNLSTDQYAMDTDTPNVYSIFLNEDNLGNSSAVYGAFNLVEAPVEETYRLGVEVRGLNQTRTNEVGITVTDANNLVYKGAYNEYIQWLTTDELPAGQYTITLNPPEGTVSTINDSTDQYAIPADEPNVYNIIVNEENIGSSSAVYGAFRLVEAPAESYQLGVEVRGLDDTRTNEVPITVTDSDGVMFEGAYNEYLQWLTTNELNVGTYVITLDTPEGTVSEINETTNQYAVSTDETDVYTIEINEENLGSSSAVYGAFRLVEVPAETYQLGVEVRGLDDTRTDSVLITVTDSDGVVFEGAYNEYFQWLTDNELPVGTYIITLDTPEGTGSEINETTNQYAVSTNETDVYTIEISEENLGSSSAIYGAFRLVETDDNGGGSSESSDESDDESSDESDHSDISDDESEKGSVIVDQDDDVLPLTGENNSIIITVIAVGLLAVGGLLLYRKKRS, from the coding sequence ATGAATTACAAACGCTTACGTTATACAATTTCATTAGCACTCGCAAGTCTATTAGTTACGTCACATGTAACACCCTTAGCCCTGGCACAAGAGGAAAATCTTCCGGATGAATCAGAAGTCGTTCAACAACAAGAGGCAACCTTTCCAGTCGGTGTAGAGGTACGAAGCCTTAACGGCACACGAACAGATCAAGTTGACATCACGCTTTATGATTCTAATGGCGTAGAATACGACGGATCATACAATGAGAATACTCAATGGATATCGGCAAATACGTTTCTTGAAGGCGAATATTTTATCTCATTAACAACTCCCGAAGGAACCATTAGTCAAATTAATAATACTGCACCTCAATATGCAGTACCAACTGAAACCCCAAATGTGTATTCAATCTACCTAGATGAAGAGAATTTGGGCAGTTTATCTGCTGTATACGGGGCATTCCAACTCGTTGAAGAACCTGTTAGTGCAACGTATCGAATTGGTACTGAAATCCGAGGTTTAGATGGTACACGAACAACAGATGTTGGTATAAAAGTATCTGATGCTAATGGAACGGTGTACGAAGGTGCGTTTAATGAATACGCACAGTGGTTAACAACAAACGTATTACCTGAAGGTGTCTATTACATAACACTTTATACACCCGAAGGTACGGTGAGTCAAATTAGTACTTCACCTAGTCAATCTGCTGTCGCAACTGACACACCGAATCTATATACAATCGAGTTAAACGAAGCAACTTTAGGTATTCTTTCAGCTGTATATGGCGCATTTGAACTCATTGAAGTCGCACCTATTGAACAGAACTTCCAATTAGCCGCAGAAGTTCGGGGGATAGATGGAATACGTACAAGTGACGTTTCAATTTCAGTATCTGATGTAAATGGCACTGTATATGAAGGTATATACAACGAATACTTACAGTGGTTAACAACGGAGCTTTTACCTGAAGGTGAGTACTTTATCACATTAACCCCACCAGATGGATTTACAACGGAGCTGAACTTAAGCACTGATCAATACGCTATGGATACTGACACACCAAATGTTTACTCAATCTTCCTAAACGAAGATAATTTAGGTAATAGTTCAGCTGTTTACGGTGCATTCAATCTAGTTGAAGCACCTGTTGAAGAAACTTACCGTTTAGGTGTTGAAGTTCGTGGATTAAATCAAACACGAACGAATGAAGTTGGTATAACGGTAACAGATGCGAATAATCTTGTTTATAAAGGTGCATACAACGAATACATACAGTGGTTAACAACGGATGAATTACCTGCTGGACAGTATACAATTACTTTAAATCCACCTGAAGGAACTGTATCCACCATCAATGATTCAACTGATCAATATGCTATTCCCGCTGATGAGCCGAATGTATATAATATTATTGTGAATGAAGAAAATATAGGTAGCAGTTCAGCTGTATACGGCGCGTTTAGATTAGTTGAAGCACCCGCTGAATCATATCAATTAGGTGTTGAAGTTCGTGGACTGGACGACACACGAACAAATGAAGTTCCTATCACTGTAACTGACAGTGATGGTGTCATGTTTGAAGGTGCATATAACGAATACTTACAGTGGTTAACAACTAACGAATTAAATGTAGGTACTTATGTAATTACTTTAGATACTCCTGAAGGTACAGTGTCTGAAATTAACGAAACAACCAATCAATATGCTGTCTCTACGGATGAAACTGATGTGTATACAATTGAAATAAACGAAGAGAACTTAGGTAGCAGTTCAGCTGTATACGGCGCATTTAGATTAGTTGAAGTGCCTGCTGAAACATATCAATTAGGTGTTGAAGTTCGTGGATTGGATGACACACGAACAGATTCCGTTCTTATTACTGTAACGGATAGTGATGGTGTCGTGTTTGAAGGTGCCTATAACGAATACTTCCAATGGTTAACGGATAATGAATTACCTGTAGGTACTTATATAATTACTTTAGACACCCCTGAAGGTACAGGGTCTGAAATTAACGAAACAACGAATCAATATGCTGTATCTACAAATGAAACTGATGTGTATACCATTGAAATAAGCGAAGAAAACTTAGGTAGTAGTTCAGCTATTTACGGTGCGTTTAGATTAGTTGAAACAGATGATAATGGTGGTGGAAGTTCTGAAAGTTCGGATGAGTCAGATGATGAATCAAGCGATGAATCAGATCATTCAGATATTTCTGATGACGAGTCTGAAAAAGGAAGTGTCATTGTAGATCAAGACGATGATGTGTTACCTCTAACAGGTGAGAATAATTCGATTATCATCACTGTCATCGCAGTTGGTTTGTTAGCTGTCGGCGGTCTTCTACTTTACCGCAAAAAACGTAGTTAA
- a CDS encoding helix-turn-helix transcriptional regulator: MRDRESTGHFLLELRRDKNLSQEEVAQALNVSEDDLTKWERGSKLPEMSQV; the protein is encoded by the coding sequence ATGCGAGATCGTGAAAGCACTGGACATTTTTTACTTGAATTACGTCGAGATAAAAATTTGTCACAAGAGGAAGTAGCTCAAGCATTAAATGTTAGCGAAGATGACTTAACAAAATGGGAACGTGGATCAAAATTACCAGAGATGAGTCAAGTATAA
- a CDS encoding cysteine hydrolase: protein MTKEALVIVDMSHDFVADEGTLTVGKPGQDIVPYIKSLAEDFISANNNVVVAMDAHEPNDSHFDLWPAHNVVNTPGQELYGELDEWFKENKDHENVHYFPKGNYNSFFETGLADTLHKLDIETVHVVGVTTDICVFQTIGGADAEGFKTVTHRRGVATFTDLGETMLEHMTRCFHTEIVD, encoded by the coding sequence ATGACAAAAGAAGCATTAGTAATTGTAGATATGAGCCACGATTTTGTTGCTGATGAAGGGACGTTAACAGTAGGTAAACCCGGTCAAGATATTGTCCCTTATATTAAAAGCTTAGCCGAAGACTTTATAAGTGCAAATAACAATGTTGTAGTTGCGATGGATGCACATGAGCCAAACGATTCACATTTTGATTTGTGGCCAGCGCATAACGTGGTGAATACACCGGGTCAAGAATTATACGGTGAATTAGATGAGTGGTTCAAAGAGAATAAAGACCATGAGAATGTCCATTATTTTCCAAAAGGAAATTACAATTCATTCTTTGAAACAGGTTTAGCAGATACATTGCATAAATTAGATATAGAGACGGTTCATGTTGTTGGTGTTACAACAGATATTTGTGTGTTTCAAACGATTGGTGGGGCTGACGCTGAAGGTTTTAAAACTGTTACACACCGACGTGGGGTTGCGACGTTTACTGATTTAGGCGAGACGATGTTGGAACATATGACACGTTGTTTCCATACAGAAATTGTAGATTAA
- a CDS encoding polyphosphate--nucleotide phosphotransferase, translating into MDFKDFKVTNQSFNLSDFKESYLSDKEDKYFRDKVYDDDVQEMQEWHKKLNAEGKQGVLVVLQALDAAGKDELIQYIFSTLLPQGIKVTSIKQPTKTEQQHDYLWRIRDGLPARGELAILNRSYYENIIAPQIHDSLEDSLLPNVVKKDEDLIQKRYKHINGFEEYLFENGFPVIKLFFHMSKEKQRQRFLERIENPDMQHEFSFSDIDDRKKWVEYQDVFQDMLKHTATEAAPWYILPADNPWLSRHIVTQAIIATLKQMNPEYPTFSQDEQEKAEKIKRQLKNEEL; encoded by the coding sequence ATGGACTTTAAAGATTTCAAAGTGACAAATCAATCGTTTAATTTATCTGATTTCAAAGAAAGTTACTTATCTGATAAAGAAGACAAGTATTTCCGCGACAAAGTGTATGATGATGATGTCCAAGAGATGCAAGAATGGCATAAAAAGCTCAATGCAGAAGGAAAACAAGGCGTTTTAGTCGTTTTACAAGCTTTAGATGCGGCTGGTAAAGATGAACTAATCCAATATATCTTCTCAACATTACTTCCACAGGGTATTAAAGTAACCTCGATTAAACAACCAACTAAAACTGAACAACAACATGATTACTTATGGCGCATACGTGATGGGCTACCTGCTCGAGGAGAATTGGCTATTCTTAACCGGTCATATTATGAAAATATTATTGCGCCTCAAATTCATGATTCTTTAGAGGATAGTTTGCTGCCTAATGTAGTTAAAAAGGATGAAGATCTTATACAAAAGCGTTACAAACACATTAATGGCTTTGAGGAGTATCTATTTGAAAACGGGTTTCCTGTCATTAAGCTATTCTTCCATATGTCTAAAGAAAAACAACGTCAACGTTTTTTAGAACGAATAGAAAATCCTGATATGCAACATGAATTCTCTTTTTCTGACATTGATGACCGTAAGAAATGGGTTGAATATCAAGATGTTTTTCAAGATATGCTTAAACACACAGCAACAGAAGCGGCACCTTGGTATATTCTCCCAGCAGATAATCCATGGCTGTCCCGTCACATTGTCACTCAAGCTATTATAGCGACACTTAAACAAATGAATCCTGAATACCCAACTTTCTCGCAAGACGAACAAGAGAAAGCAGAAAAAATTAAGCGACAATTGAAAAATGAAGAGTTGTAA
- a CDS encoding tryptophan-rich sensory protein, with protein MLAKKAFQVLFPVIGGSIIGKLTTSNAKKDYKKFKQAPYSPPKEAFGIVWPLLYTTMGIAYSIVSECKDNKESKYAYYIQLGLNYLWSLLYFKFKLRGTALIESYVLLAAVIVTTVSFYKHNKLAGILLIPYVIWSAFASYLNAGNWILNRNNRKYSNE; from the coding sequence ATGTTAGCAAAAAAAGCATTCCAAGTCCTATTTCCTGTAATTGGAGGTTCAATTATTGGTAAATTAACCACTTCCAATGCAAAAAAAGATTATAAAAAATTCAAACAAGCTCCCTACTCACCACCCAAAGAAGCTTTTGGTATTGTTTGGCCACTTTTATATACAACAATGGGTATCGCTTATAGTATTGTTAGCGAATGTAAAGACAATAAAGAGAGTAAATATGCTTATTATATTCAATTAGGTTTAAATTATTTATGGAGTCTGCTTTATTTTAAATTCAAATTAAGGGGAACAGCCCTTATCGAAAGTTATGTCTTATTAGCAGCTGTCATTGTGACCACAGTCAGCTTTTATAAACACAATAAATTGGCTGGCATTTTACTGATTCCTTATGTGATTTGGTCTGCATTTGCTAGTTACTTGAATGCTGGCAATTGGATATTGAATAGAAACAACAGAAAATACTCTAACGAATAA
- a CDS encoding acetamidase/formamidase family protein, giving the protein MRISKENVIYSMDKTNKPVATVKSGAQVVFETKDCFSDTIKSESDVISEIDFEKVNPATGPLYIEGAQPGDVLKVTIDAIKLNDQGVVVSAPGLNRFFNEGIQKEQTVMCSINEEAGMFEFQGVEFPMNKMIGVIGTANGDEGITTGTPGPHGGNMDNTTIAEGSVVYLPVYIEGALLSIGDMHASMGDGEVWGCGVEAGGEAHVTVEVVKDYPHVVPMVETEEAYYSYGYGRTIDEATAMSNDHMIDFLMKEADLTYNQAGMLMTIKANVASCQTVNPDVSMRIGILKEYVELAKGFKETI; this is encoded by the coding sequence ATGAGAATATCTAAAGAGAATGTTATCTATAGTATGGATAAAACCAATAAACCAGTAGCGACTGTAAAGAGTGGGGCTCAAGTTGTATTTGAAACGAAAGACTGTTTCTCAGATACGATTAAAAGTGAGTCTGATGTGATTAGTGAAATAGACTTTGAGAAGGTAAATCCAGCAACTGGCCCTTTATATATTGAAGGTGCACAACCTGGAGATGTACTAAAAGTAACGATTGATGCAATCAAGTTGAATGATCAAGGTGTAGTAGTTTCTGCACCTGGGCTAAATAGATTCTTCAATGAAGGTATTCAAAAAGAACAAACAGTGATGTGTTCAATTAATGAAGAAGCTGGGATGTTTGAATTTCAAGGTGTAGAATTCCCTATGAACAAGATGATTGGTGTTATTGGAACAGCGAATGGTGATGAAGGTATTACAACTGGTACACCAGGACCACATGGTGGAAATATGGATAATACAACAATTGCTGAAGGTTCTGTAGTGTATCTACCAGTTTATATAGAAGGTGCACTACTTTCTATTGGAGATATGCACGCATCAATGGGTGATGGAGAAGTATGGGGTTGCGGGGTTGAAGCTGGTGGAGAAGCACATGTAACTGTAGAAGTAGTAAAAGACTATCCACATGTGGTGCCAATGGTAGAAACAGAAGAAGCGTATTATTCATATGGCTATGGTAGGACAATCGATGAAGCAACAGCAATGTCGAACGACCACATGATAGACTTCTTAATGAAAGAAGCAGACTTGACTTATAATCAAGCAGGAATGCTGATGACGATTAAAGCGAATGTAGCTTCATGTCAAACGGTTAATCCTGACGTATCAATGCGGATTGGGATATTAAAGGAATATGTAGAGTTAGCAAAAGGGTTTAAAGAAACTATTTAA